From the genome of Lutzomyia longipalpis isolate SR_M1_2022 chromosome 2, ASM2433408v1, one region includes:
- the LOC129790584 gene encoding tubulin-folding cofactor B: MGDGIQVITGDFVKVNVTNSKTDAVVFERKFPKNITILDFKNKLEVVTGGCAATMRLELYNGDKLVEKLDRNEALLGFYPIEDGMRIHVIDDFLLVDAEVEKFNLTDQQYSERTDTVRSFLKSNKLGKYDEEEMKRLEEKKREAAAREDRLAREIMVGARCQVTVSGQPRRLGTVMFNGEIEGKNKIMIGVKFDEPLGVNDGTVNGKRYFECQPKYGSFVPPSAVVVGDFPPEADDLDEI; this comes from the exons GTATTTGAGcggaaattccccaaaaacatcacaattttggattttaag AATAAATTGGAGGTGGTTACTGGAGGATGTGCTGCCACAATGCGACTAGAGCTGTACAATGGGGATAAATTGGTGGAGAAGCTGGACAGGAATGAGGCATTGTTGGGATTTTATCCAATTGAAGATGGAATGAGGATTCATGTGATAGATGACTTCCTTCTGGTGGATGCGGAAGTGGAGAAGTTCAATTTGACGGATCAGCAGTACAGTGAAAGAACAGACACCGTCCGGAGTTTCTTGAAGTCCAATAAACTCGGGAAGTACGATGAGGAGGAGATGAAGCGTTTGGAGGAGAAGAAACGCGAAGCTGCTGCCCGCGAGGATCGTCTAGCCAGGGAGATTATGGTTGGGGCAAGGTGTCAGGTAACCGTTTCCGGACAGCCACGTCGCCTGGGGACTGTGATGTTCAACGGAGAGATTGAGGGGAAGAATAAAATCATGATTGGCGTAAAATTCGATGAACCTCTGGGAGTCAATGATGGAAC GGTCAATGGGAAGAGATACTTTGAGTGCCAGCCAAAATACGGGAGCTTTGTCCCTCCATCAGCAGTCGTTGTTGGAGATTTCCCCCCAGAAGCTGATGATCtcgatgaaatttaa